Proteins encoded within one genomic window of Brenneria nigrifluens DSM 30175 = ATCC 13028:
- a CDS encoding sigma-54 interaction domain-containing protein: MQYALELALTLTRQRDEPGLCDWLLDTLQHAWRPQGILLGMVDVSGRQLTCLGRVHNAPVALELGVDDFSHPLAYALHKNQVRTWDSLYGGARIEHREFRRILAAAGTACGLHALPLLADDGKPLAVLALLDTPDRLRDVHQSGDCARLAQVFCRQLTLLRDLGRIRREQTALRHSLRQIKDEGAYRREREKRVEETLIGQSVVIRELHQQIYQAAGHRLAVLIQGETGSGKEVVARLLHQCSDRAEKPFVAINCAAIPDNLIESELFGYQKGAFSGAQSNKVGLVAQANGGTLFLDEVGDMPQPMQAKLLRVLENHSFRPLGADKENHSDFRIIAATHQPLEQRVAEGVFRQDLYHRLCQCLLLVAPLRERPDDIRLLCEHFIDQFARQQQKSVGSLQRTFLKQLVGYDFPGNVRELRNLLEVACAHTPDGESLGLASLPPELRERIGGGPAAANDDFQHIHDLRIATQQYEAAVIEARLRQFQGNRLLVAESLNIAKRTLDHKCQKLEVN, from the coding sequence ATGCAATATGCCCTCGAACTGGCGCTGACGCTCACCCGCCAGCGTGATGAGCCCGGTCTGTGCGACTGGCTGCTCGATACGCTGCAACATGCCTGGCGGCCGCAGGGGATATTGCTGGGCATGGTGGATGTCAGCGGTCGTCAATTGACCTGCCTTGGACGGGTGCATAACGCGCCGGTCGCGCTGGAGTTGGGGGTGGATGATTTCAGCCATCCCTTGGCTTATGCGCTGCATAAAAATCAGGTGCGCACCTGGGATTCGCTGTATGGCGGCGCCCGAATCGAACATCGCGAATTTCGCCGCATTCTGGCGGCGGCGGGAACCGCCTGCGGGCTGCACGCATTGCCGCTGCTGGCGGACGACGGCAAACCGCTGGCGGTTCTGGCGCTGCTGGACACGCCGGATCGGCTGCGGGACGTGCATCAAAGCGGCGACTGCGCGCGTCTGGCGCAGGTGTTTTGCCGCCAGCTCACGTTGCTGCGCGATTTGGGGCGTATCCGGCGGGAGCAGACCGCGCTGCGGCATTCGCTGCGCCAGATTAAAGATGAAGGCGCATACCGGCGCGAACGGGAAAAGCGGGTCGAGGAAACGCTGATTGGCCAGTCTGTGGTCATCAGGGAACTGCATCAGCAGATTTACCAGGCGGCCGGTCACCGGCTTGCGGTGCTGATTCAGGGGGAAACCGGTTCGGGCAAGGAGGTGGTGGCGCGTTTGCTGCACCAGTGCTCCGACCGTGCGGAGAAGCCGTTTGTCGCCATTAATTGCGCGGCCATCCCGGATAATCTGATCGAAAGCGAACTGTTCGGTTATCAGAAAGGGGCGTTTTCCGGCGCGCAAAGCAACAAGGTCGGGCTGGTGGCGCAGGCTAACGGCGGCACGCTGTTTCTGGATGAAGTGGGCGACATGCCGCAGCCTATGCAGGCCAAGCTCTTGCGGGTGCTGGAAAACCACAGCTTCCGGCCGTTGGGGGCCGACAAGGAAAATCATTCCGATTTCAGAATTATCGCCGCCACGCATCAGCCGCTGGAACAGCGGGTTGCCGAGGGCGTTTTTCGTCAGGACCTCTATCACCGGCTTTGTCAGTGTCTGTTGCTGGTGGCGCCGCTGCGCGAACGTCCGGATGATATCCGCCTGTTATGTGAGCACTTTATCGATCAGTTTGCCCGCCAGCAGCAGAAAAGCGTGGGATCTTTGCAGCGGACTTTCCTCAAACAGCTGGTGGGCTATGACTTTCCCGGCAACGTGCGGGAACTCAGAAATCTGCTGGAGGTGGCCTGCGCCCATACGCCGGACGGCGAATCCCTGGGCCTGGCTTCCTTACCGCCGGAGCTGCGCGAGCGCATCGGCGGCGGACCGGCGGCGGCCAACGATGATTTTCAGCATATTCACGATTTGCGTATCGCCACGCAGCAATATGAAGCCGCGGTTATTGAGGCGCGCCTGCGCCAGTTTCAGGGCAACCGTCTGCTGGTGGCGGAGAGTCTCAATATTGCTAAACGTACGCTCGATCACAAATGCCAGAAGCTGGAGGTGAACTGA
- the vasI gene encoding type VI secretion system-associated protein VasI, with amino-acid sequence MFLTMVPLLLAATGSPDPAWQRLWEQCRAETSPALRLACYDALSREAGRSGVISPPDGKAATAGGAFQLGREAGSGDLTLTRLLADGNVLVIGCASNITHVRLTLGRPWAGETVSALLDGVTASDNWFVRNRGLLLEFSRGLPAIEALKRWVGHRELALSDAQGNALRIDLAGLGEALTPLRQQCRW; translated from the coding sequence ATGTTCCTGACGATGGTTCCTCTGCTGCTGGCGGCGACAGGCTCGCCCGATCCCGCCTGGCAGCGACTGTGGGAGCAGTGCCGCGCTGAAACCTCGCCGGCGCTCCGGCTGGCCTGCTATGACGCCCTGAGCCGGGAGGCCGGGCGTTCCGGCGTCATTTCTCCGCCCGACGGCAAGGCGGCGACGGCGGGCGGCGCCTTCCAGCTCGGACGTGAGGCCGGCAGCGGCGACCTGACGCTGACGCGCCTCCTGGCGGACGGCAATGTGCTGGTGATCGGCTGCGCCAGCAATATCACCCATGTAAGGCTGACCCTCGGGCGGCCATGGGCGGGGGAAACCGTCTCGGCCCTGTTGGACGGCGTGACGGCGTCGGACAACTGGTTTGTGCGCAATCGCGGTTTGCTGCTGGAGTTTAGCCGCGGCCTGCCGGCCATTGAAGCCCTAAAACGTTGGGTCGGCCACCGTGAACTGGCGTTGAGCGACGCGCAGGGTAATGCGTTGCGCATTGACCTCGCGGGGCTGGGCGAGGCGCTGACGCCGCTGCGTCAGCAGTGCCGGTGGTAG
- the tssA gene encoding type VI secretion system protein TssA: protein MHAHPWCKRLLTPLPDEALRAAVAADDPLWEKVETELVKLGSLAHSQVDLNAVAGHCLTLLESSTKDMRVLVQLLRCLQHPAKATPFATALMLLDSWLAAYWEQAWPASPLQKQRLMQQIVRRFESVMPRTAESASGAELNQLQQLAEQLAHRWRHLAADKAALTDELLQGINRARQRHQAQEQAERAAKSSSAGRGGAAEIASAGSEAASSPAGALEVNTSDERSWRQTQLNVAAVLVERQPDAPVGYRLRRHAVWSGITTPPIASRGNKTQLAPVSPDRADEYYSALGQADLALWERIEQSLMLAPYWFDGHMLSAAVATRLGHAPVAGAIAEELSAFLNRLPELRELTFSDGSPFLTAKCNQWLSSLPAARGGSERQGDLATEAAACRSEQGMAAALALLDERMRSLKEPRERFYAELVLADLLAEDGMKALAAQHYQRLWQESQQLGLMQWEPGMVDRLQRLAASRKK, encoded by the coding sequence ATGCATGCGCATCCCTGGTGTAAACGCCTGCTGACGCCGCTGCCCGACGAGGCGCTGCGCGCCGCCGTGGCGGCGGACGATCCGCTGTGGGAGAAGGTGGAAACCGAACTGGTGAAGCTCGGTTCGCTGGCTCACAGCCAGGTGGATCTCAATGCGGTGGCCGGCCACTGCCTGACGCTGTTGGAAAGCAGCACCAAAGATATGCGGGTGTTGGTTCAGCTGCTGCGCTGTTTGCAGCATCCGGCCAAAGCCACGCCCTTCGCCACCGCGCTGATGCTGCTGGATAGCTGGCTGGCGGCCTACTGGGAACAGGCCTGGCCGGCCAGCCCGCTGCAGAAGCAGAGGTTGATGCAACAAATCGTCCGGCGTTTCGAGAGCGTTATGCCGCGCACGGCGGAGAGCGCTTCAGGTGCGGAACTGAACCAGCTGCAGCAACTGGCGGAGCAGTTGGCGCATCGCTGGCGCCATCTGGCGGCGGACAAGGCCGCGCTGACCGACGAACTGCTACAGGGAATCAACCGCGCCCGGCAGCGCCACCAGGCGCAGGAGCAGGCGGAACGGGCCGCCAAATCCTCTTCCGCCGGCCGTGGCGGGGCGGCGGAAATAGCCAGCGCCGGCAGCGAGGCGGCATCGTCGCCGGCCGGCGCGCTGGAGGTGAATACTTCCGATGAGCGTAGCTGGCGGCAGACCCAGCTGAATGTGGCGGCGGTGCTGGTGGAGCGTCAGCCGGATGCCCCGGTGGGTTATCGCTTGCGCCGTCACGCCGTCTGGTCGGGCATCACTACGCCGCCCATCGCTTCGCGCGGTAATAAAACGCAGTTGGCCCCGGTCTCGCCCGATCGGGCGGATGAATATTACAGCGCGCTGGGGCAAGCGGATTTGGCGCTGTGGGAACGCATTGAGCAAAGCCTGATGCTGGCTCCCTACTGGTTTGACGGTCACATGCTGTCGGCCGCCGTCGCGACCCGGCTGGGGCATGCGCCGGTCGCCGGCGCCATCGCGGAAGAACTGTCGGCCTTTCTCAACCGCCTGCCGGAGCTGCGCGAACTGACCTTCAGCGATGGCTCGCCATTTCTGACGGCCAAATGCAATCAGTGGCTGAGCTCGCTTCCGGCGGCGCGCGGGGGAAGCGAACGGCAGGGCGATCTGGCGACGGAGGCCGCCGCCTGCCGGAGCGAACAGGGAATGGCGGCGGCGCTGGCGTTGCTGGATGAGCGCATGCGCAGCCTGAAGGAGCCTCGCGAGCGTTTTTATGCCGAACTGGTGCTGGCGGATTTGCTGGCCGAGGACGGCATGAAAGCGCTGGCGGCGCAGCACTATCAACGCCTGTGGCAGGAAAGCCAGCAACTGGGCCTGATGCAGTGGGAACCGGGAATGGTCGACCGTTTGCAACGGCTGGCCGCTTCCCGCAAAAAATAA